In the Synergistaceae bacterium genome, TTGATCATAACCGTAATTTTTCGCATATTCTGAGTCAATGCCGGCGACTTCCAATGCTTTTGTGTTGAGTAACATAGAATGACCGCCCGATGAATGCATAATTAACGGTTTGTCAGAGCAGATTTCGTCAAGATAGGCCTTGCTGACGTATTCGTTATTTTCCATCCAGCCAGCTGCCACATAGTAATCGCGTTGAGGATTCTTTGCGATAAATTCTTTGATGATTTCACGATATTTTGCATAGTCAGTCAATCCGGCCTGCTTCAAGTTAGCTTGTCCAATAAAGCGAAGGCCCGCTAAATGTCCGTGAGTGTGTGATTCAAGAAAACCGGGGTATAAAATTTTCGCCGTAGTCCAACACTTGAGCGTCAGAACCTGCTAATTTTTTCGCCTCGTCAGCGTTGCCGATATAAGCGAACACACCATTTTTTATTAATGCAGCTTTAGCAAAGGGTCTCTTGTTGTCCATTGTGATGAAATTGCCGAAAATAATTGTTGATTTCATAAAATAATTCTCCTCTGATAATTTATTTACATTCTCACAAAAAAAGCTGAAATTTTCAAGACTTCTAAAATCTATAACAGCAAAGTCAAAGGCGAAAACCTTTCCCGTTGGTCGCAGCATAAAACACGTATATATTACCAGCTGTCATTATCAGACAAATTTTCTAGTGCATGAATAACTTTTCCGTATAAATCAGAGATTCTATTTCGTAAATCTGCAATAAATTCGCGCGTTCTCTGCCTCTGCGTATGACCTGCAAACGGACAAGCACTCGCAATAATGGGAAGTTCGAGCCTTTGTGCCTCATCAATAATTGCTGACTCACTCGATAAAATCAACGGCCTTATAACATGAATATTTGTGCGGGACATGTGAGCAACCGGTTTAAAACTTTTTGCGCGCCCCGTGTGAAATAGATTCAAGAAAAAAGTTTCTACAGCGTCATCTAAACTATGACCGAGAGCTAATTTATTGAAATTATTATCAGCTGCCCACGTGCTTAATATTCCGCGTCTCATGTTCGCACAGAATGAACACGGCGATTTTTCCTGACGTGCATTAATTATTTCGATTATGGGCTGATTGATTATTTCGTACCTGATATTTTTTTCCGCGCAATAATCCCGCAAAATGTCTGTATTCATTCCTGTTAATTTCACGGTTAATGCTGCGAGATTGAATTTTACCGGGCTTCGTTTTGCAAATTCATTCAGGGCGTGCAACAAAATTAAACTGTCCTTGCCTCCTGAGAGACCGACTAAAACATTATCGCCGTCGTTAATCATGTGCCAGTTTGCTAGTGCTTGGCCGATTTTGCGTCTAAGTGAGTTACATAATGTCATATTATTATCAATACCATTTATTTAACGGGTTAAATATTTTAGCAATCTCAGCTAAAGAGTCATCATCTTTTATCAAGAGTTCGGCTTTGTCCTGATACCGCTTCCATTCGAGTTTTAATGCTTCATTGCCGTATCTATCTATCATCATGTTATTTAACGGCAGAATAACTTTTATTATACTATGCATAAGAAGTACATCATTCTCAAATATTCTGAACGGCTTAAATCGAAATCTTTTACTGTATTCATCAATTATTATATTCGTTTCCATGTGATTAGTCTCGTGATTCTCAAAGCATAACGGCCTATATAAATTATCGTATAAATCTTTAATTCCGGCTATCGTAAAAATATCTTCAATCGACATTCGTTTATTCTCGCAATAACTATACCAATTAGACCATTTATTATTACGCAAAATATCTGCATAGTTTTTATAACAATTT is a window encoding:
- a CDS encoding tRNA 2-thiocytidine biosynthesis protein TtcA; the protein is MTLCNSLRRKIGQALANWHMINDGDNVLVGLSGGKDSLILLHALNEFAKRSPVKFNLAALTVKLTGMNTDILRDYCAEKNIRYEIINQPIIEIINARQEKSPCSFCANMRRGILSTWAADNNFNKLALGHSLDDAVETFFLNLFHTGRAKSFKPVAHMSRTNIHVIRPLILSSESAIIDEAQRLELPIIASACPFAGHTQRQRTREFIADLRNRISDLYGKVIHALENLSDNDSW